The following coding sequences lie in one Thermotoga sp. Mc24 genomic window:
- a CDS encoding sulfurtransferase TusA family protein, whose amino-acid sequence MGRHGSVSILFKTLSNQTRLDILMLLRDSCLTASEVAGKLNINLSTAYRHLNQMVKVGILKVVKAPEGDRYDFSSVQVFRMLEAAVELLNENERERKKKISSITSIEESSGSKKLLDMRGQICPVPEITTRKELEKLQPGETLIIVCDYPLSGERITSFSLREGYEVATEQIGSVMKIYIKKP is encoded by the coding sequence GTGGGTCGGCATGGAAGCGTTTCGATACTTTTCAAAACCTTATCGAATCAGACACGACTCGACATCTTAATGCTTTTGAGAGACAGTTGTCTCACCGCTTCGGAAGTGGCAGGGAAGTTGAATATCAACCTCTCGACCGCTTACAGGCATTTGAACCAGATGGTTAAAGTGGGAATTCTCAAAGTCGTAAAGGCACCGGAGGGTGACAGGTACGATTTTTCTTCTGTTCAGGTGTTCAGGATGTTAGAGGCAGCGGTGGAATTGCTCAACGAGAACGAAAGGGAAAGGAAAAAGAAGATTTCCAGTATCACCTCGATAGAAGAATCGTCTGGATCGAAAAAACTTCTCGATATGAGGGGACAAATATGCCCTGTTCCAGAGATCACGACTAGAAAGGAACTGGAGAAACTCCAGCCCGGAGAAACCTTGATCATAGTATGTGATTATCCCCTTTCAGGAGAGAGGATCACAAGTTTTTCTCTGAGAGAAGGCTATGAAGTGGCCACTGAACAGATCGGATCTGTGATGAAAATCTACATAAAGAAACCGTAA
- a CDS encoding HD domain-containing protein — protein MRVPLESFVKLFREMGVLEYRYFVKHSIQVANIATEVADRLKLPFEKDEVYLSSLLHDVGLILKVSIGNYELFVEMFGKIPDMERIVLTLDKNDHHSVISWMVVSQIPLCSDCSKSILYHHTPYQKINEKDSIVTLSNCVKTADVISLKLLKYTGSDKELDAESIDEIISSIQKDQGIIDEVKKAAVYLLKDFTKHHLFLEEEPQFHSEKMLSLEEYNHYAMILSALLDFRSPYTRSHSFAVARVSKLLAEEILGEADAALAFTASLLHDIGKIKTPLSILHKKGRLQASEMIIMKRHVVDTYYMLERAGLRLFSLISAAHHERLDGSGYPTGLIR, from the coding sequence ATGAGGGTTCCTCTTGAATCCTTCGTTAAGCTTTTTCGAGAAATGGGAGTTCTGGAATACAGATACTTTGTGAAACATTCGATCCAGGTTGCCAACATTGCTACGGAGGTAGCTGATCGCTTGAAGTTACCATTCGAAAAAGATGAAGTTTACCTTTCGAGTCTTTTGCACGATGTTGGACTGATCCTGAAAGTTTCCATCGGTAACTACGAACTCTTCGTTGAAATGTTTGGAAAAATACCCGATATGGAAAGGATCGTTCTGACGCTTGACAAAAACGATCATCACTCTGTGATTTCGTGGATGGTAGTGTCTCAGATACCGCTCTGTTCTGATTGTTCAAAATCGATCCTTTATCATCACACCCCTTATCAGAAAATAAATGAAAAGGACTCAATCGTGACCCTTTCCAATTGTGTAAAAACGGCGGATGTTATCTCACTCAAACTTCTAAAATACACAGGATCGGATAAAGAGCTGGACGCAGAATCCATTGATGAAATAATATCTTCTATTCAGAAAGATCAAGGGATAATTGATGAGGTGAAAAAAGCAGCTGTATATCTGTTAAAAGATTTCACAAAGCATCATCTGTTTCTGGAAGAAGAACCGCAATTTCACTCGGAAAAAATGTTGAGCCTCGAAGAATACAATCACTACGCGATGATACTTTCCGCATTGTTAGACTTTCGAAGTCCATACACGAGAAGTCATTCTTTTGCTGTTGCGAGGGTTTCGAAGCTGCTGGCAGAGGAAATTTTAGGAGAAGCAGATGCCGCGCTGGCCTTCACCGCTTCTCTTTTACACGATATAGGAAAGATAAAAACACCGCTGAGCATCTTGCACAAGAAAGGCAGGCTTCAAGCCAGCGAAATGATAATAATGAAGAGACACGTGGTGGATACCTACTACATGCTTGAACGCGCTGGTTTGAGGCTTTTCTCTTTGATCAGTGCTGCGCACCACGAAAGGCTCGATGGCAGCGGTTACCCGACTGGCTTGATAAGGTGA
- a CDS encoding heme NO-binding domain-containing protein, with the protein MKGFVVNIWLQTWSRIFGADVVKEMKNKYNVPDTFYNPLEDVPDELPVNMSRELASRKGITYEELWYKTGKENLKTFFEHYPEYFKKTSFLSFMAAMDMVHRVLTRRIKGAKPPRIFFKLLSSRKALIRYESKRNFKNYFLGLMEAASEFFNDPIKYKVVGEGSIDGRNYLEVEVEATKEYGKFEKLRSLIVLGAGFVKSLVPINVFMIPLFSFVFIFIIFTFLPFGNLIRSILSALLISLVMVIDTKDLKKGLNVLKEALKLVSRKNFDNPVTVSGLKEFSDLSAELNSAVEKIKEIIVGILGDVQEIDAYSSRVVDAVNSMKEQLETMSSLSSEIATTAVQISNDTERISSAVTANVETITSIISEQTQIIKSLNEAVSLIVQSANNVEQSADGIVKMSQRFSKLVEEAKNLQEQAGMIMQVAATVSNIAEQTNLLALNAAIEAARSGEAGRGFAVVADEIRKLAEESRSSSSKIAEYLSTINTGIDKLVQTIQAEFEEMKEQSNQLLESSERNKESSEVISSISQKLSDLIDVLNQQVDNLNGITNSIQNLLAISEESSATAEEISSSIQNFFSQLKVVLDSVNETINLLSVIKENFKDMVL; encoded by the coding sequence ATGAAGGGTTTTGTTGTCAACATCTGGCTTCAAACCTGGTCACGTATTTTTGGAGCTGACGTTGTAAAAGAAATGAAGAATAAGTACAATGTTCCCGATACTTTTTACAATCCCCTCGAGGATGTCCCCGATGAACTCCCCGTGAATATGTCCCGGGAACTGGCATCAAGAAAAGGGATCACTTACGAAGAACTCTGGTACAAGACAGGTAAAGAAAACCTGAAAACCTTCTTCGAACATTACCCGGAATACTTCAAAAAGACGAGTTTTCTTTCTTTCATGGCTGCTATGGACATGGTACACAGAGTTCTTACCAGAAGGATCAAAGGAGCGAAACCTCCGAGAATCTTCTTCAAACTCCTTTCATCACGTAAAGCGCTGATAAGGTATGAATCGAAACGAAATTTCAAAAATTATTTCCTTGGACTCATGGAAGCGGCTTCTGAGTTTTTTAATGACCCGATCAAATATAAAGTGGTGGGAGAAGGTAGCATCGACGGTAGAAACTACCTCGAAGTCGAAGTGGAAGCCACAAAAGAGTACGGAAAATTCGAAAAACTAAGGAGTTTGATCGTTCTTGGGGCAGGATTCGTGAAATCTCTGGTTCCGATAAATGTTTTCATGATACCACTGTTCAGTTTCGTTTTTATCTTTATCATCTTCACATTTTTGCCATTCGGAAACCTGATCAGGTCTATTTTAAGTGCCCTTCTCATTTCTCTTGTAATGGTGATTGACACGAAAGACCTCAAAAAGGGATTGAATGTTCTGAAAGAAGCTTTAAAACTCGTTTCTCGAAAGAACTTTGACAATCCAGTTACAGTAAGTGGGCTAAAAGAGTTCTCTGATCTTTCCGCTGAACTGAACAGTGCCGTAGAAAAGATCAAAGAAATCATAGTGGGTATACTGGGAGACGTTCAAGAAATAGACGCCTACTCGTCGAGAGTAGTAGATGCAGTAAATTCCATGAAGGAACAGCTTGAAACCATGAGTTCTCTTTCGAGTGAAATAGCCACCACAGCTGTACAGATAAGTAACGATACGGAAAGGATATCGAGTGCAGTTACAGCAAACGTGGAAACCATCACATCGATCATTTCCGAACAAACACAAATCATAAAATCTCTCAATGAGGCCGTGTCACTCATTGTTCAATCAGCAAATAACGTTGAGCAATCAGCGGACGGTATAGTGAAGATGAGTCAGAGGTTCTCCAAACTTGTTGAAGAGGCCAAAAATCTCCAGGAACAGGCTGGTATGATCATGCAAGTTGCCGCAACCGTATCTAATATAGCTGAACAAACGAATCTTCTTGCACTCAATGCCGCCATAGAAGCTGCAAGGAGTGGAGAAGCCGGAAGAGGTTTTGCGGTGGTTGCCGATGAAATCAGAAAGCTTGCCGAAGAGAGTCGCAGCTCCTCTTCAAAGATAGCAGAGTATCTATCGACCATAAACACAGGTATCGACAAACTCGTTCAAACCATACAAGCTGAATTTGAAGAGATGAAGGAACAATCGAATCAGCTCCTCGAGAGTTCGGAGAGGAACAAAGAATCCAGCGAAGTTATATCTTCCATATCGCAAAAACTCAGCGATCTCATAGATGTCCTGAATCAACAGGTTGACAACCTCAACGGTATAACAAACAGCATCCAGAATCTGCTTGCAATTTCTGAAGAGAGCTCAGCAACAGCAGAAGAAATAAGTTCCTCGATACAGAATTTCTTCTCCCAGTTGAAAGTTGTTCTTGATAGCGTGAACGAAACTATAAATCTGCTTTCGGTGATAAAGGAAAACTTCAAAGACATGGTGCTGTGA
- a CDS encoding ATP-binding protein, with translation MLIDRERECEFLRRKISSSKAELLIIYGRRRVGKTFLLQNCLEKALFFTADLSSSIQLMNRFLDEIKPILNLPATLKISTWDEFFSLLKNVLETREDSKVVVFDEFQYIPMKDESFMSILQRWWDEVFSKIGVKMILCGSQIGMIEKIALAQNSPLYGRRTGQYQILPLDFFDSIKFLNFENKEDYVKTYSVTDGVPLYLREFSGYKDFKTALIEKVLTPGEYLVEEGRFLTLEEFHDPSSYYSILQAIALGKTSPSEIADVSGIDIRSINVYLSRLVELKFVEKEVPFSLSRKPKRKPRYHLSDEYLRFYFRYIHPHKELIYRGLINEALEKISATFDQHVSFTFEKIARQYMIRKVGVEKIGRWWSKDVEIDIVGVKGNTLYVGECKWSNKKIDVRVLNRLKSKVSYLLKDLQVDNLSVVYCLFSRSGFEGLKETEEVKLVELKDLLR, from the coding sequence ATGCTGATTGACAGAGAAAGAGAATGCGAGTTTTTAAGAAGAAAGATTTCAAGCAGCAAAGCAGAACTTTTGATCATCTATGGAAGGAGACGAGTGGGGAAGACGTTTCTTCTTCAGAATTGCCTTGAAAAAGCTCTGTTCTTCACGGCAGATCTTTCAAGTAGTATCCAGCTGATGAATCGATTTCTGGACGAGATAAAGCCTATTTTGAATCTCCCGGCTACTTTGAAGATCTCTACATGGGACGAGTTTTTCTCCCTTCTAAAAAACGTCCTTGAAACACGAGAGGATTCGAAAGTAGTGGTTTTCGATGAATTTCAATACATTCCCATGAAAGACGAAAGTTTCATGAGTATCCTTCAGAGATGGTGGGATGAAGTGTTCTCTAAGATTGGAGTTAAAATGATCCTTTGCGGTTCTCAAATTGGTATGATCGAAAAGATCGCTCTTGCTCAAAACAGCCCTCTCTATGGAAGAAGAACGGGACAGTACCAGATCCTTCCTCTCGATTTCTTCGATTCTATAAAGTTTCTGAATTTTGAAAATAAAGAAGATTATGTGAAAACATACAGCGTCACAGACGGTGTTCCTCTGTATCTTCGTGAATTTTCGGGATATAAAGACTTTAAAACAGCGCTCATTGAAAAAGTCCTGACTCCAGGAGAGTATCTTGTGGAAGAAGGACGGTTCCTGACACTGGAAGAATTTCATGATCCATCGAGCTATTACTCGATTCTTCAAGCGATAGCATTGGGCAAGACCTCGCCATCAGAAATAGCGGATGTTTCTGGAATAGATATCAGAAGCATCAACGTTTATCTTTCGAGACTGGTGGAGTTGAAATTCGTTGAAAAGGAAGTTCCATTTTCTCTGAGCAGAAAACCAAAGAGAAAACCAAGATATCATTTGTCCGATGAATATCTCAGGTTTTATTTTAGATACATTCATCCTCACAAAGAACTCATATACCGTGGTCTGATCAATGAGGCTCTGGAAAAAATAAGTGCCACTTTTGATCAGCACGTTTCGTTCACCTTTGAGAAAATAGCGCGACAGTATATGATCCGAAAAGTAGGAGTGGAAAAAATTGGTAGGTGGTGGAGTAAGGATGTAGAGATAGACATCGTAGGAGTGAAAGGGAACACCCTCTACGTTGGCGAATGTAAGTGGTCAAACAAGAAAATAGATGTTCGTGTTTTGAACCGATTGAAAAGCAAAGTTTCGTACCTTCTAAAGGATCTTCAAGTAGATAATCTCTCCGTTGTTTACTGTCTCTTTTCCAGAAGCGGTTTCGAAGGACTCAAAGAGACCGAAGAAGTGAAACTGGTTGAACTCAAAGATCTGCTTCGGTGA
- a CDS encoding GNAT family N-acetyltransferase, whose product MFEGKLVRLRAYRKEDIEKALEFANDPEVKKYLVPGIPFPWRKEDEEKWYQSLNPFSTDSYSFAIEKLSDGEYIGGCGIKKIDWKNSVAEVGILLGRPYWNQGYGTDAMRVLVRFIFNEMNINKIKLHVFSFNERAKRVYEKIGFRVEGILRQELFREGKYHDVIVMGLLKSEWKDLTEADL is encoded by the coding sequence ATGTTTGAGGGAAAGCTGGTGAGGCTCAGGGCCTACAGAAAAGAAGACATAGAGAAAGCCCTGGAATTCGCCAACGATCCTGAAGTGAAGAAGTACCTTGTTCCGGGAATTCCTTTTCCATGGAGGAAAGAGGACGAGGAAAAATGGTACCAAAGTTTGAATCCCTTCAGCACGGATTCCTATTCATTCGCCATCGAGAAGTTGAGTGATGGAGAGTACATAGGAGGGTGTGGTATCAAAAAAATCGACTGGAAAAATTCCGTGGCAGAGGTCGGCATACTTCTGGGAAGGCCTTACTGGAACCAGGGATACGGAACAGACGCCATGAGGGTACTGGTGCGGTTCATTTTCAACGAAATGAATATAAACAAGATCAAACTCCATGTGTTCAGTTTCAACGAAAGGGCAAAGAGAGTCTACGAGAAAATAGGCTTCAGAGTGGAGGGTATCTTAAGGCAAGAACTTTTCAGAGAAGGAAAGTATCACGACGTCATCGTGATGGGTTTGCTGAAAAGCGAATGGAAGGATCTCACCGAAGCAGATCTTTGA
- a CDS encoding tyrosine-type recombinase/integrase has product MDEYLEYLKVVKKRNEKTLYQYRSILKEFTRFEPVTPETWKEYLNTISKNAPATQRNKLVVVKNYLNWKADRGLLNTEERFWNEAEPPRHTVLPKAIELDEVRRIIEACDNPLYRAIFKVLANTGMRVSEIVNLSVHDISVNETARIRIKGKGNKERIINVSKELVEELMNSGFFEKKPSVRSIQRAVKRYAKKAGIKKKVTPHIFRHSFAVALIERGVPLNKIQALLGHANISTTSIYLKIASEGIEIPKII; this is encoded by the coding sequence GTGGACGAATACCTGGAGTACCTCAAAGTGGTGAAGAAAAGAAATGAAAAGACGCTGTATCAGTACAGATCCATCCTGAAAGAATTCACCAGGTTCGAACCCGTCACTCCAGAAACCTGGAAAGAGTATCTCAACACAATATCGAAGAACGCTCCTGCTACCCAGAGGAACAAACTCGTCGTTGTGAAGAACTATCTGAATTGGAAAGCGGATAGAGGGCTGCTGAACACGGAAGAACGTTTCTGGAACGAAGCAGAGCCTCCTCGCCACACAGTGTTACCAAAAGCCATTGAACTCGATGAAGTCCGTCGTATTATCGAAGCGTGTGACAATCCTCTGTACAGGGCTATATTCAAAGTGCTTGCCAACACCGGGATGCGAGTATCGGAGATTGTGAATCTGTCAGTTCACGACATTTCTGTGAACGAAACAGCCAGGATAAGAATAAAGGGAAAAGGAAACAAGGAAAGAATCATCAACGTCTCAAAAGAACTGGTAGAAGAACTCATGAATTCTGGCTTTTTCGAGAAAAAACCTTCCGTTCGATCGATACAGAGAGCCGTCAAAAGATACGCAAAAAAAGCGGGTATAAAGAAAAAAGTGACTCCTCACATATTCAGACACTCTTTCGCTGTGGCGCTGATCGAACGAGGTGTGCCCCTGAACAAGATTCAGGCCCTTCTGGGTCACGCAAACATCTCCACCACTTCTATATACCTGAAGATAGCGAGTGAAGGAATTGAGATTCCAAAAATTATTTAA
- the larE gene encoding ATP-dependent sacrificial sulfur transferase LarE, with protein sequence MDKLQRISEAIKNKKKLVVMFSGGVDSTLLVKLAYEVLGNDAVALTIDSPVIPRKEIEEAKNLANLIGIRHEFIELNELKSRHLMENPPDRCYLCRKLRDNIVKNWAREHGFDVIADGLNFSDLQDYRPGVRASTEDGIWHPFIDFEVTKEEIREYSRKLGLPTWDKPAMACLCSRFPYGFGLNEERVRMVEEAENFLRDLGFREVRVRFFPYKTAVIEVGKDEMELLMGKRTEIALALQKIGFSFVTLDLEGFTSGKLNRTIEGVSK encoded by the coding sequence ATGGACAAGCTTCAGAGGATAAGTGAAGCTATTAAAAACAAGAAAAAACTCGTTGTCATGTTCTCCGGTGGGGTCGACAGCACCCTTCTGGTGAAACTGGCATATGAAGTGCTTGGAAATGATGCCGTGGCACTCACGATAGATTCTCCGGTGATTCCAAGAAAAGAAATAGAGGAAGCAAAGAACCTGGCAAATCTCATTGGAATAAGACACGAATTCATCGAACTGAACGAGCTCAAAAGCAGACACCTCATGGAAAATCCTCCAGACAGGTGTTACCTGTGCAGAAAACTGAGAGACAACATCGTAAAGAACTGGGCAAGAGAGCACGGTTTCGATGTGATAGCCGATGGGTTGAATTTTTCAGACCTTCAGGACTACAGGCCGGGTGTGAGGGCATCCACAGAAGACGGCATCTGGCATCCCTTCATAGATTTTGAAGTGACAAAGGAAGAGATAAGGGAGTACTCCAGGAAACTGGGACTTCCAACCTGGGACAAACCCGCCATGGCCTGTCTGTGTTCGAGATTTCCTTACGGATTTGGATTGAACGAAGAGCGTGTTCGAATGGTGGAAGAAGCAGAGAATTTTCTCAGAGATCTGGGATTCAGAGAAGTGAGGGTGAGATTCTTCCCGTACAAAACCGCTGTCATCGAAGTGGGAAAAGACGAGATGGAGCTCCTCATGGGCAAAAGAACAGAAATTGCACTGGCACTTCAAAAGATCGGTTTCTCCTTTGTGACGCTGGATCTGGAAGGCTTCACCAGCGGAAAATTGAACAGGACAATAGAGGGTGTGTCAAAGTAA
- the larB gene encoding nickel pincer cofactor biosynthesis protein LarB, with protein sequence MFEDVLRSLASGEITIQEAEEKILSKFFERTDELMLDMERDKRQGFPEIVFAQGKTKEQTIAAVEKFLERKRIAFVSGLDEEKKQELKDRFSGYMMKEAGRLMVLKREDATLEKLNGKVGVITAGTSDVPFAEETSLILEELGVNVQKVYDAGVAGIHRSFYALSKTKDSDLLIVFAGMEGILPSLIASLTDLPVIAVPTPVGYGFGGEGLGALSTMLQTCVPGLVVVNIGNTVGAAAAAVRILRRIRKNGQASEDK encoded by the coding sequence ATGTTTGAGGATGTACTGAGATCTCTTGCAAGTGGTGAGATAACTATTCAAGAAGCTGAAGAGAAAATTTTGAGTAAATTCTTTGAAAGAACAGACGAGTTGATGCTTGACATGGAAAGAGACAAAAGACAGGGATTTCCCGAAATTGTCTTCGCCCAGGGAAAAACCAAGGAGCAGACGATAGCTGCTGTGGAGAAGTTTTTGGAGAGGAAAAGAATCGCCTTTGTCTCCGGTCTGGACGAAGAGAAGAAGCAGGAGTTGAAAGATAGATTTTCCGGCTACATGATGAAAGAAGCTGGAAGACTCATGGTTTTAAAAAGAGAAGATGCTACTCTGGAAAAGTTGAACGGAAAAGTTGGAGTGATAACAGCTGGAACTTCTGATGTTCCTTTCGCCGAGGAGACTTCTCTCATACTCGAAGAACTCGGTGTCAACGTTCAGAAAGTTTACGACGCGGGAGTTGCGGGGATACACAGATCTTTCTACGCGCTCAGCAAGACAAAAGATTCGGATCTTCTCATAGTCTTCGCCGGAATGGAAGGGATTCTTCCTTCTCTCATAGCTTCTCTCACAGATCTTCCGGTGATAGCCGTTCCAACACCTGTTGGTTATGGATTCGGTGGAGAGGGATTGGGCGCACTCTCCACGATGCTTCAAACGTGTGTTCCAGGTCTTGTCGTGGTGAACATAGGAAACACCGTTGGAGCCGCAGCGGCCGCCGTGAGGATTTTAAGGAGGATAAGGAAAAATGGACAAGCTTCAGAGGATAAGTGA
- the larC gene encoding nickel pincer cofactor biosynthesis protein LarC, translated as MRILYLDPFSGISGDMFLGLLVDLGVDPEKIKSRLEKLNVEFDFVVKKVNKKGVTATKVDVVFPGKEHHEDHIVSDHDHHHGRHLSEIVEVLSRLEDPLKEKAIRMFETLAEAESKIHGLSKEKVHFHEVGAMDAVIEIAGAVAGLELLGVEKVFCGTVNTGSGFVMTEHGRYPVPAPATAELLKGIPIYMDQKIRAELVTPTGALILKSLVDEFRTPILRVEKVGYGAGTMDLEIPNVLRGYLGYIEPFERTGDVLIETNVDDMNPQLFSHLMERLFEAGAKDVFFTPIYMKKNRPAVKVSVLCHESKKDEILKLLFKESTSIGARVFYPEKVEAIRTVKTVKTEYGEIPVKIASFDSEIVNISPEYEACKKVAQEKGIPLKEVYKAVYKSVSEVRNDV; from the coding sequence ATGAGGATCCTCTATCTCGATCCTTTCTCGGGGATATCCGGAGACATGTTCCTTGGCCTTCTGGTCGATCTTGGAGTGGATCCAGAAAAGATAAAATCCCGTCTTGAGAAGCTCAACGTCGAGTTCGATTTTGTGGTGAAAAAGGTGAACAAGAAGGGAGTAACTGCCACAAAAGTTGACGTTGTTTTCCCCGGAAAAGAGCACCACGAGGATCACATTGTGTCGGATCACGATCACCACCATGGAAGACATCTCTCCGAGATCGTTGAAGTACTCAGCAGACTCGAAGATCCTTTGAAGGAGAAAGCGATTAGGATGTTCGAAACTCTCGCAGAAGCGGAGAGCAAGATCCACGGACTCTCAAAAGAAAAGGTTCATTTCCACGAAGTTGGAGCCATGGATGCTGTGATAGAGATCGCGGGAGCTGTAGCCGGACTGGAGCTTCTCGGAGTGGAGAAGGTTTTCTGCGGTACTGTCAACACGGGGAGCGGTTTTGTAATGACAGAGCACGGCAGATACCCGGTTCCCGCTCCCGCCACCGCCGAACTGCTGAAAGGAATACCAATCTATATGGATCAGAAAATACGTGCAGAATTGGTCACGCCGACGGGAGCTTTGATCCTGAAGAGCTTAGTTGACGAGTTCAGGACACCGATCTTGAGAGTAGAAAAAGTGGGATACGGAGCTGGGACGATGGATCTTGAAATACCGAACGTTCTGAGGGGGTATCTCGGTTACATCGAACCCTTCGAAAGAACCGGAGATGTTCTCATAGAAACGAACGTGGACGATATGAATCCACAACTGTTCAGCCATCTCATGGAGAGACTGTTTGAAGCGGGGGCAAAGGATGTCTTTTTCACACCCATATACATGAAGAAGAACCGGCCGGCCGTCAAGGTCTCTGTTCTCTGTCACGAGTCGAAAAAAGATGAGATCCTGAAACTGCTTTTCAAAGAAAGCACCAGCATAGGTGCGAGGGTTTTCTACCCAGAAAAGGTAGAGGCGATCCGCACGGTGAAAACGGTGAAGACCGAATATGGAGAGATTCCAGTCAAGATAGCGAGCTTCGATTCGGAGATCGTGAACATTTCACCAGAGTACGAGGCTTGCAAGAAGGTTGCACAGGAGAAAGGAATTCCTCTCAAAGAAGTATACAAAGCGGTCTACAAGAGTGTTTCGGAGGTTCGAAACGATGTTTGA
- a CDS encoding M3 family oligoendopeptidase, with amino-acid sequence MRWEEVEPIVRELLDFQISSSEEFRTFINKVTDFFDWIREEHGWLYIKMTVNADKEEHAKAYEEFQKEIVAKLKPYEQKIKEKIVENEHFAPQGYEHMMKVIKNDVELFREKNVPLQVKESIISRNYGTIVGNIEVDFKGEKKTLQQLSVYLRDPDRSTRELAWRKRYEGIWRVRDKLNELFDELKEIRHQQALNAGFSNYRDYTHRLKGRFEYTPEDLYRFHEAVEKEVVPYLVERTKVRQKKLRIESVRPWDTAVDVDGKVLKPFSSVEEFMEKTEKALKRLNPIFAERFRLMREKNLLDLENRKGKAPGGYNHTLPKTGAPFIFMNAVGQPGDVRTIFHELGHSMHSFETLSLPVFYRPHRMEVAELASMSMELISMEYWDEFYTDPDDLKKAKIEELEGTLYFLPWCMIVDAFQHWIYTNPDHTPQERNEYFAYLMDRFNPGVDWNNLDEEKKTRWLFQLHIFEVPFYYIEYGIAQIGALAIYRNYIEDPEKALNDYQRFLSVGCSMPVDEVYKTAGIELNFSRDYIREIVDFVAKQIEEIEK; translated from the coding sequence ATGAGATGGGAAGAAGTTGAGCCGATTGTTCGAGAACTTTTGGATTTCCAGATCAGTTCCTCCGAAGAGTTCAGAACTTTCATCAACAAAGTGACGGACTTCTTCGATTGGATAAGAGAAGAACACGGATGGCTCTACATCAAAATGACTGTGAACGCAGACAAGGAAGAGCACGCAAAAGCTTACGAGGAGTTTCAAAAAGAAATCGTGGCAAAACTCAAGCCTTACGAACAGAAAATAAAAGAGAAAATCGTAGAAAACGAACACTTCGCTCCACAAGGTTACGAACACATGATGAAGGTGATCAAAAACGATGTGGAACTGTTCAGGGAGAAAAACGTTCCTCTTCAGGTGAAAGAGAGCATCATCTCCAGAAATTACGGCACGATCGTGGGAAACATCGAAGTCGATTTCAAAGGAGAGAAAAAGACGCTCCAGCAGCTTTCTGTATACCTGAGAGATCCCGACAGATCTACAAGGGAACTCGCCTGGAGGAAAAGGTACGAAGGAATCTGGAGAGTCAGAGACAAACTCAACGAACTCTTCGACGAACTCAAAGAGATCAGGCACCAGCAAGCTTTGAACGCGGGTTTCTCCAACTACAGAGACTACACGCACAGGTTGAAGGGCAGGTTCGAATACACCCCAGAAGACCTGTATCGCTTCCATGAGGCAGTGGAAAAGGAAGTTGTTCCCTATCTGGTGGAGAGAACAAAGGTCAGGCAGAAAAAGCTGAGAATCGAAAGTGTCAGACCCTGGGACACAGCGGTAGATGTGGATGGAAAGGTCTTGAAACCTTTCTCCTCGGTAGAAGAATTCATGGAGAAAACCGAGAAAGCGCTCAAAAGACTGAACCCCATCTTTGCAGAAAGATTCCGTCTCATGAGAGAAAAGAACCTCCTCGATCTTGAAAACAGAAAAGGAAAAGCTCCAGGTGGATACAACCACACGCTTCCAAAAACGGGAGCTCCTTTCATTTTCATGAACGCGGTGGGACAGCCCGGGGATGTGAGAACGATCTTTCACGAACTGGGACACTCGATGCACTCGTTTGAAACGCTGAGTCTTCCAGTCTTTTACAGACCGCACAGAATGGAAGTTGCAGAACTTGCCTCCATGTCCATGGAACTCATCTCCATGGAATACTGGGACGAGTTCTACACCGATCCTGATGATCTGAAAAAGGCAAAGATCGAAGAGCTTGAAGGCACACTCTACTTTTTGCCGTGGTGCATGATCGTTGACGCATTCCAGCACTGGATCTACACCAATCCAGATCACACACCACAGGAAAGGAACGAATACTTTGCTTACTTGATGGACAGATTCAATCCTGGAGTGGATTGGAACAATCTGGACGAAGAAAAGAAGACGAGGTGGCTCTTTCAACTTCACATCTTCGAGGTACCGTTCTACTACATCGAGTACGGTATAGCACAGATAGGAGCCCTGGCAATTTACAGAAACTACATAGAAGATCCAGAAAAAGCACTGAACGACTACCAAAGATTTTTATCCGTGGGTTGTTCGATGCCAGTAGACGAAGTCTATAAAACAGCGGGAATAGAGCTCAACTTCTCGAGGGATTACATAAGAGAGATCGTGGACTTTGTGGCAAAACAGATCGAAGAAATAGAAAAATGA